The Psychrobacillus sp. FSL K6-4046 DNA window TATATCTCCTTTTATAATAAATACTAAAGAAGCAATACTAACAGCTACAATTAAAATACCAAATATCCAATTTCTTTTCATACGAACACCTCTATTTATTTAATGCGCAAGCAGTCTGTCTCTGACCCGACAGGCAAATGGGGAAAAGTGAGGAGGCAGTTCCCCAGCCACCGGAGCTTTTTTCCATTTGACCCCGAGGGGCAAGGCTGCTTGCGCTGGATACCATTTAATGCGCAAGCAGTCTATCTCTGACCCGACAGGCTAAGCACTGACCCAATTATTATAACTTTTTCATAAGAAAAGCGAAACCGCCTATGTCTGCCCCGACAGGCAAATGGAGAAAAGCGAGGAGGCAGTTCCCTAGCCACCGGAGCTTTTATCCATTTGACCCCGAGGGGCAAGGCGGTGGAGCTAGACAACAAGAAAAGCGAAACCGCCTATGTCTGCCCCGACAGGCAAATGGAGAAAAGCGAGGAGGCAGTTCCCCAGCCACCGGAGCTTTTATCCATTTGCCCCCGAGGGGCAAGGCGGTGGAGCTAGACATAAAAAAAAGAAGCTCTTTTTACAAAAAGCTCCTCTCTCTATTATACAGATTCTTCTGCTTTTTCTGGATGGTTCGAATAAAACTTACGACCTAAATATGTTTGGAATATTAACAAGATACCACCTACAGCCCAATATAGCGGTAATGCTGCCATAGAACTGAACGAGATGAACATAATCATGATCGGTGAAATATAAACCATCAGCTTCATTTGTTGTTGCTGTTGCTCAGGCACTGTCCATAGAGAAACTTTTGCTTGTGCAAAATATACAGCCCCAGCAATAAGTGTCATAGCGATATCAGGTGACCCCAAGTTATACCATAAAAATTCGTGTGATTTTATATCAGCTGAATATAAGATTGCAAAATATAATCCCATAACAATTGGCATCTGAATCAACATTGGTAAGCAACCCATGTTTAATGGATTCACATTATGCTTACGGTATAAGCCCATCATTTCTTGTTGTAGTACCATTTGTTCTTCTTTTGATTTTGTTTCTTTTAGCTTCTTTTGGATCTCATCCATCTCTGGTTTGAGCTTGTCCATTTTTTCTTTCATACCTTGTTGATTCTTATAATTTTTAAGCATCAAGGGCATTAAGGCTAAACGAATAAGAATAGTAATAGCAATGATTGCCATCCCGTAACTACCGTTAAAAATGTCTCCAAAAAATTCAATTAAAAACTCAAAAGGTCGAACAAATATATTGTAAAAAGTGCCTTCTTTGTTTTCTATTCCTGAACAGCCACTTAGTAGGACTGTTGCAAAAATAAGGATAGTGAATAAACTGATTTTCTTCTTCATCGCTTCACCTTCATTTTTCAAACTATATCGAGTATACCCTCTATGAAGCTATTTTTCAAATATTACTTAAACAAACCTTTAATAAGTTTTGGGCTCTTTTGGAAAATTATACTTAAAATTAGGATGTTCTTGATGGTCTCTAAACTGCTTAGGAGTAAGACTCGTGTATTTTTTGAAAATACGCGTGAAATAACTCTGATTACAAAAGTGGAATGAATTAGAGATTTCTGATATTGATTTGTTTGTATGGCGTAAAAAGTATTGACACTCTTCTACCTTTCTAATATTTAAGTATTCTACCAGCGTTACTCCAGTATGTTCTCTAAAAATTCTAGAGAGATGACTAGTACTAATATTAAATTGTTTGGCGATATCTTCTACTGTTAGATTTGTTTCAATTTCATCATTAATATAAAGAATTACCTTATTTACTGTCTGGTGCCCAAAGGAAGGTTTTTTCCTCTCCGTAATTACCATAACAAAGAATTCTACTAGCTCATCTGCACACTGCAAAAACTGTGCATCACTCATCTTCGTATCTATAATTTCCACGCTAGCATTATTAAAGGCCATTACCTTATCAAGCGGAACCTGGCTCTCATACAACTTTCTAGCCATTACAGCGGATAATTGTATGTAATAGTACTTTACATTTTGAATCATTTGCTTGTTATTAGTAGCGATAATTAAGTCAATGATTTCTCTTAATACCTTTTTCGCTCTCTCAATTTCAAAAGAATACATATCTAAGAATAGTTTCTTTTCTAATTCAAAAAATTTATCAAGACCTTCTACTCTATTAGTAATACCCATTTCTTTGGCATAGGCTTTTGTGAAGTAATCTAAGAATATTTTTTCTGTATTATCCATAAGTACCTCATCTTTCCAGTCAATTTTATAGTCCATTTGTACCTATCTTTTAAATAGGGATGTAGAATCATTTTATAACATTTTATAGTAAAAAACTAGACTTTTAATTGCTTTCTGTTTTTTTAGGTAAAAGCATTTCCAAATGCCTAGGAAGAATGTGTATATCAAGAGGAGTACAGTCTCCTTGATCACCATCTACGTTGCAAAATAATGGGCGATTCGATTCTATTCGGAGCTTCTCGGTAGTAAATGTCTCTACTCCCTCATCCTTCCCTAGTGTTCCTAGCATTACTTTTGTTCCCATGCGCGCGATTGCCGCTAATCCTGCTTGTTTTATGATAAAGACATGCATTTTCCCATCATCAATTTTAGCAGATTTAACCAAGTTCTCAAATCCACCTACAGAATTGGTTAGGGCAACTAAAACTAATATAGATGTCCCTTTCCATGAACCGTGATCATGGGTAATTGTCATCTCTACCTCTTCATTGGAGATGATTGCCTTTGCCCCAGCCATTAAGTATGCCATAGATCCATACCTCGTTTTTTGTTCCACAGGAGTATCTGCCACACTACTAGCAATATCCCCTATTGCCACTACATTAACAAAGTACTTATCACCGATTCTTCCTACGTCAACTTGTTCCGTATTGGTCATCTTAAGTGCTTCTATTGCAATGTCTGGTTCAAGCGGAATGCCTAGAGCCCTTGCAAAATCATTCACTGTACCGAGGGGGACAAAAGAGAATAAAGGTCGGTCTTCTCGTTCAGCAAGACCATTCACTACCTCGCTTATCGTTCCGTCTCCACCCATGGCTAACAAAAAGTCCATTTTTTCAGTACAAGCCATTTCCGCAAAATGTGTAGCATCATCCTGTTTTTTTGTTTCTTTTACCGTCACATCAAAACCTAAATTCGTTAATACTTCAATTGCTCTATCTTTAAATTGTTTTGCTTCTTCTCGCCCAGCAGAAGGATTATAAATTAACATTGCCCTTTTCATTTTTTTGCTTCCTCCTTTAAAATATACTCGTTTCTCTTTCGTACCCTAAATATCCTATCTTGAAACTGCGGCAGTGATAGATAAATGCTAATTCAACCAAAGGAACAATATAGAAATGAGAAATTCCTTTGAGGAGAAACCGGATAGAACGTAAGTACCATTATTCACCATATTAATTTTAAAGGTATTTTTTAGAAATTATACAGTAATATCTATATATGTAAAATAAAAAAGGCGCCTATTAGGCACCTTTTTTTAAAGTTTATTGTCTTCTGGTTTTATATCTTTGTCAGAAACTGAGTTTGGAGTAGCTTCAGCTTCTTCCTCATTGTAATACTGGACGCTTGTCATGGCTCCCTCATTCACCATATTATTATCTTCTTCATAGTAAGGATTAGGATTTCCTGTTTCTTCCTCACTCGTGCCTTGCTTTTGAGCTTCCATGAAAGAATTTACTTTATCTTTCGTATTATTAAATGCTTCCATTGCCTTGTCACGATTTTCTTTTTTCCTGAAATAGGCATAAGCCCCAGCTGCAAGTCCCGCCAATAAGAGTGATCTATTTTTCGCCATATTTATTACCTCCTATATATTTATAAGATTTGTATACCCTAATAAGGACAATATAACACTTATTAATTTTTTGACCTAATCATATAGACATGAGGTATACCATCCTCATCAAATTCATCACTAATTGTTTCGAAGCCGACGGACTGATAAAAATGTTGTAAGTGACTTTGAGCGCATAGCTTTATACACGGAACGTTCCAAGAAGTTTCAATTATGTTTATAGCTTTTTGCATAAGCACCCGTGCGTAACCTTTTCCTCTTGCCTGTTCCCTAACAATTACCCTTCCAATTGAGCAATCGTCATACTTGAGACCTGCAGGTAGAATACGACAATAAGCAAGAATTTCGTTATTTTCTTTAAGATAAAGATGAAGAGCTTGTTGATCACAGTCGTCTAGTTCTGGATATGGACAGTTTTGCTCAACAACAAAAACCTCTACTCGAAGTTTTAGTATTTCGTAAAGATTATGCGTATCTAATTCACTAAATTTCTTTAACTCCCAGGACATGTTTGCCTCCTATGTAAAAATGTTTATTTTCAATTATTTTGTTATTACGTATAGAAGATTGATCGATATTTTGTTATGATTACAAAAAGCTAAAAGAGGTGTTTCAAATGATAAGGGCGACTACGTTAAATGATATTCCTACTATACAACAGATCGCACAGGTCAGTTGGAATGATACTTATAAAGATATAATACCAGAAAACATTCAGAAACTATTTTTAGAAAAAGCTTATTCTCCGATGATGATAGCCAAACGTATAGAAAAAACAATTTTTTTGATTGCTGAATATAAAGGTGAGGCTATAGGCTTTGCTAACTTTACTTATGTGGACGAAGATGGTGATGCTGAGCTTACAGCTATTTACGTACTTCCAGAGTTTCAAAAAATGGGGTACGGTAGGAAGCTATTAGAAGCTGGCGTTAACCATATGTCTATTGGAAAACAATTATTTGTTTATGTAGAAAGTAAAAATGAACGTGCTCGTATTTTTTACGAACGCTATGGCTTTGAATGTCTCGAAGAGTTTGATGAATACTTTGAAGGCCACCCATTGTCTACAGCTAAATATTTATTTCCATTAAAAACACCGGCTTATTAAGCCGGTGTTTCAGAGTGTAGACAAAAGGGTTGGAAATCGAAACGATTTCCAACCCTTTTGCTATTATCACAGTTTACATTCTGGAAAAAGAGCTAATTCAACTCTCGATTTTTTTGTTTTACGCCATTTTTGGCATTTTCCAGGTCCAGCTGGCCAACTTCTTAAGATTTAAGGCAGCAAAAGTTAGCATCGCCTGCATGGACAATTTTTTAAGACCCTTTAAGGTTGTCCATCGCATACCATGCTTTTCTTTGGCATCGGCAAAGACACGCTCGATCGTCTCTTTACGCTTCCCATAAATTTCTTTCATTTCATAGTTATGACGTAAGTCCTCAGCTACATCCAAATAATCTTGCCAGATATGACGTTGAATCATCTTTTGTTTATTCTTACTCTGCGTGCATTGGTCAATCACTGGACACGTGGCACAAATAGAAGGAGTTGAGGCATACTGGCGATAACCTTCCTTCGTTGTTGTTCGGTAGTTAAGAACCTGTCCTTCGGGACAGAGATAGCAGTCATAATGTTCGTCATAAACATACTCGTGTTTTTTAAAGAAGTCTTCTTTTGTCATTGGTCGTTTGTACGGAAGTGCAGGAAGGACATGATTCTCTAAAAGGAAATTCGCAATAGCTGGTGTCTTGTAGGCTGCATCAGCGGCAACAACGACTGGGCGTCCCACCCGGTCGATGACCTTCTGAACCAGTGGTTCAAGCATATGGCTGTCGTGAACATTTCCAGGTGTGACAATGTTTGCAAGCACAAAACCCTTCTCGTCTGTTGCAGCATGAAAAGAATAGGCGAACTGCTTTGTCCGTTCATCTTTTACGTAGTAACCACTTTCAGGATCTGTTGTCGATTCCTTAATCTCCTTGTACTCTTCCTTTTCAAACTTTTCAGGTGGGAATGGTTTCTTCCCATGCTTTTCCCGGTCGAGGTTGAGCTCCTCCTGGAGCCTCTTTTCATAAGCCCGCGTCTCTTTACGAACAACCTTCTTCTCAAACTTTCTCTTATTCGCACTAGCTTTCACATGGGTCGAATCAATAAAGACATGATCCGGGCTTAGGAGCCCACGATCTGCGACCTCCTTTAATACTCTGTAGAAAATCTGCTCAAATAGATCTGTGTCTGCAAAACGACGGACATAGTTTTTCCCGAAAGTTGAGAAATGGGGAACCTCGGTATGGAAACCAAAGCCTAGAAACCATCGGTATGCCATGTTGGTTTCAATCTCTTTAATGGTTTGGCGCATGGACCGTATACCAAAGGTATATTGGATAAAAGTCATCTTGATAAGTACCACTGGGT harbors:
- the yidC gene encoding membrane protein insertase YidC, which codes for MKKKISLFTILIFATVLLSGCSGIENKEGTFYNIFVRPFEFLIEFFGDIFNGSYGMAIIAITILIRLALMPLMLKNYKNQQGMKEKMDKLKPEMDEIQKKLKETKSKEEQMVLQQEMMGLYRKHNVNPLNMGCLPMLIQMPIVMGLYFAILYSADIKSHEFLWYNLGSPDIAMTLIAGAVYFAQAKVSLWTVPEQQQQQMKLMVYISPIMIMFISFSSMAALPLYWAVGGILLIFQTYLGRKFYSNHPEKAEESV
- a CDS encoding diacylglycerol kinase family protein, producing the protein MKRAMLIYNPSAGREEAKQFKDRAIEVLTNLGFDVTVKETKKQDDATHFAEMACTEKMDFLLAMGGDGTISEVVNGLAEREDRPLFSFVPLGTVNDFARALGIPLEPDIAIEALKMTNTEQVDVGRIGDKYFVNVVAIGDIASSVADTPVEQKTRYGSMAYLMAGAKAIISNEEVEMTITHDHGSWKGTSILVLVALTNSVGGFENLVKSAKIDDGKMHVFIIKQAGLAAIARMGTKVMLGTLGKDEGVETFTTEKLRIESNRPLFCNVDGDQGDCTPLDIHILPRHLEMLLPKKTESN
- a CDS encoding IS1182 family transposase encodes the protein MMTKNQTNEREQLEILTIEQLVPQDHLVRKLDEAIDFSFIYPLVENLYSTIGRPSIDPVVLIKMTFIQYTFGIRSMRQTIKEIETNMAYRWFLGFGFHTEVPHFSTFGKNYVRRFADTDLFEQIFYRVLKEVADRGLLSPDHVFIDSTHVKASANKRKFEKKVVRKETRAYEKRLQEELNLDREKHGKKPFPPEKFEKEEYKEIKESTTDPESGYYVKDERTKQFAYSFHAATDEKGFVLANIVTPGNVHDSHMLEPLVQKVIDRVGRPVVVAADAAYKTPAIANFLLENHVLPALPYKRPMTKEDFFKKHEYVYDEHYDCYLCPEGQVLNYRTTTKEGYRQYASTPSICATCPVIDQCTQSKNKQKMIQRHIWQDYLDVAEDLRHNYEMKEIYGKRKETIERVFADAKEKHGMRWTTLKGLKKLSMQAMLTFAALNLKKLASWTWKMPKMA
- a CDS encoding AraC family transcriptional regulator; amino-acid sequence: MGITNRVEGLDKFFELEKKLFLDMYSFEIERAKKVLREIIDLIIATNNKQMIQNVKYYYIQLSAVMARKLYESQVPLDKVMAFNNASVEIIDTKMSDAQFLQCADELVEFFVMVITERKKPSFGHQTVNKVILYINDEIETNLTVEDIAKQFNISTSHLSRIFREHTGVTLVEYLNIRKVEECQYFLRHTNKSISEISNSFHFCNQSYFTRIFKKYTSLTPKQFRDHQEHPNFKYNFPKEPKTY
- a CDS encoding GNAT family N-acetyltransferase, with product MIRATTLNDIPTIQQIAQVSWNDTYKDIIPENIQKLFLEKAYSPMMIAKRIEKTIFLIAEYKGEAIGFANFTYVDEDGDAELTAIYVLPEFQKMGYGRKLLEAGVNHMSIGKQLFVYVESKNERARIFYERYGFECLEEFDEYFEGHPLSTAKYLFPLKTPAY
- a CDS encoding GNAT family N-acetyltransferase, giving the protein MSWELKKFSELDTHNLYEILKLRVEVFVVEQNCPYPELDDCDQQALHLYLKENNEILAYCRILPAGLKYDDCSIGRVIVREQARGKGYARVLMQKAINIIETSWNVPCIKLCAQSHLQHFYQSVGFETISDEFDEDGIPHVYMIRSKN